One region of Girardinichthys multiradiatus isolate DD_20200921_A chromosome 1, DD_fGirMul_XY1, whole genome shotgun sequence genomic DNA includes:
- the LOC124874525 gene encoding oxysterol-binding protein-related protein 2-like — protein MSNEDEFYDAVTGLDSDESCEGLSEASFKDARGFGCSIQKNNGSVPQENGIKKHRTSLPASMFTRNTVSIWSILKKCIGLELSKITMPISFNEPLSFLQRISEYMEHTYLINRACSLSDSIERMQAVAAFAVSAVASQWDRTGKPFNPLLGETFELIREDQGFRLVSEQVSHHPPVSAFHAESLSGDFVFHGSIYPKLKFWGKSVEAEPRGTITLELLKHNEVYTWSNPYCCVHNIILGKLWIEQYGTVEIVNHSTREKCVLNFKPCGMFGKELHKVEGYIQDKSKKKLCVIYGKWTECMWSVDPQAYETYKKSDKKGDKTKKNEELQKAENDEADDMPEVQETVSVIPGSTLLWRIESRPAHSATMYNFTNFAVALNELEPGMEAVLAPTDSRFRPDIRAMENGNIDEASKEKERLEEKQRAARKERAKQEEEWTTRWFQMGTNPFSGSQEWIYSGGYFNRNYQNLPDIY, from the exons ATGAGCAATGAGGATGAGTTTTACGATGCCGTCACAG GCCTGGATTCAGATGAGTCATGTGAAGGCTTGTCTGAGGCCAGTTTCAAAGATGCCAGAGGGTTTGGTTGCAGCATTCAGAAGAATAATGGATCAGTACCACAAGAGAACGGCATCAAGAAACACAG GACATCTTTACCAGCATCCATGTTTACCAGAAACACAGTCAGCATCTGGAGCATCCTAAAGAAATGTATTGGACTG gaacTGTCCAAGATCACGATGCCCATTAGCTTCAACGAGCCTCTGAGCTTCCTGCAGAGGATCTCAGAATACATGGAACACACTTACCTCATCAACAGAGCCTGCTCGCTGTCTGACTCCATAGAGCGTATGCAG gCAGTAGCTGCTTTTGCTGTTTCAGCGGTTGCATCTCAGTGGGACAGAACTGGAAAACCTTTCAACCCACTGCTGGGAGAGACCTTTGAACTCATCAG AGAGGATCAGGGTTTCCGGCTGGTGTCAGAGCAGGTGTCCCATCATCCTCCAGTCAGTGCCTTCCACGCTGAGAGCCTCTCCGGGGACTTCGTCTTCCACGGCTCCATCTATCCCAAACTCAAGTTCTGGGGCAAAAGCGTCGAGGCAGAACCCAGAGGAACAATCACACTAGAACTTCTCAA GCACAATGAAGTGTACACATGGAGTAACCCTTACTGCTGCGTGCATAACATCATCCTGGGCAAGCTGTGGATAGAGCAGTATGGCACAGTGGAAATAGTCAACCACAG CACCAGGGAGAAGTGTGTGCTGAATTTTAAGCCGTGTGGGATGTTTGGCAAAGAGCTGCACAAAGTAGAGGGATACATCCAAGACAAGAG TAAAAAGAAGCTGTGTGTCATCTATGGTAAGTGGACCGAGTGCATGTGGAGCGTCGACCCGCAGGCCTACGAGACCTACAAGAAGTCCGACAAGAAAGGCGACAAGACCAAAAAGAAT GAGGAGCTTCAAAAAGCTGAGAATGATGAAGCAGATGACATGCCCGAAGTCCAAGAAACAGTGTCTGTTATACCAGGCAGCACTCTGTTGTGGAGGATAGAGTCCAGGCCGGCACACTCTGCTACG ATGTACAACTTCACAAACTTTGCAGTGGCTCTCAATGAGCTGGAGCCTGGCATGGAAGCCGTTTTGGCCCCCACCGACTCCCGCTTCAGGCCCGACATCAGAGCTATGGAGAATGGTAACATAG ACGAGGCGAGTAAAGAGAAGGAGAGACtggaagagaaacagagagCTGCCAGGAAAGAAAGAGCCaagcaggaggaggagtggACAACTAG GTGGTTCCAAATGGGCACCAACCCGTTCAGCGGCTCCCAGGAGTGGATCTACAGTGGCGGCTACTTCAACAGGAACTACCAGAACCTGCCGGATATATACTGA